The Cyclobacterium amurskyense genome contains the following window.
AACCATCAGTGAAATTCAAGAAGTTTACCGATTCCTCTTTTTAAACAGTTGGAACAATAGCAGGGCTTTAGAAGAGATAGAAATCAACCTTCCTGCCACAAAAGAACGGGATGAAATAGTCAATTTTATTCGTTCCTCTGAAAGAGGTGTAATGAAAGGATACATTCAATAGTATGTTATCAGTAAAACTGGAGGGAGGGGGAAAGAAATTTCAGCGTGAGTGGATCTTCAGAAATCTAAATCTTGACATCACTGTTGGTAAAAAAACGGCCATTATCGGAAGTAATGGTTCGGGAAAATCTACATTATTGAAATGTTTGTCTTCCCAAATGCCCCTTACTGAAGGAAAATTGAGCTTCACTCAATTTAATAAAAACATCTTAGAAGAAGATATTTACAAGCACCTTACCATTAGTGCACCTTATCTGGAGTTCCCAGAAGAGTTGTCATTAAAGGAATTTTTAAATTTTCACTTCAGGTTCAAAAACTTAATTAAGGGGATAGACATCCCTCAACTAATAGAAATAATGTACCTTGAGAACTCCCTTAATAAACCCTTAAGTTATTTTTCTTCTGGAATGAAACAACGGTTAAAATTGGGGATTTGTTTTTTCTCTGACGCACCATTACTGCTATTAGACGAACCAACCTCTAACCTCGATGAAAGAGGAATAAACTGGTACAGAGATTTGATGCAAAAATATTGTAGCGAGAAATGCGTACTTATTGCTTCAAATGATAAAAGAGAATTTGATTTTTGCGAAAATATTATTTCAATTGAGGATTATAAACTAAAGCGAACCCTTTGATAAAATCGGGAAATGATTAATTTTACTTTTTAAGGACAAGAGATATGAGAACGGTTTTGAAGTATTATTTGATTTTTATTTTTTTTGCTTTCACAGCTTGTACAGGAACTGACCCTGAAGATCCAAAAAAATCAGCTGAAGAAATCGCAATTGAAAAATTGGCTGGTGCAAGTGGTAGTCAAACTTGGTCATTGGACAACGGAGGTTCAATTTCTAAAGATGGTATAATTGTAACCAACGACTTCGATGGATTTGAAATTCGCTTTATTGCTAACAATGCTGGGAAAACCTACACTGCAAAAAACAGTAATCTGCTTTTTGACACGAATGGAAACTGGGCATTTTCAGGAGGTAACTACGACAAAATCATCCTTTCAGGCATACAACCAGCATCAAACAAGGAGATTTCTTTTACCGTAAACCAAGACAAATTGCGTTTGGAGTTTGTAGTTCCTGCTCCTCAAAACGCGAGAGTAAATGCCTTAGCAGGCTTTTATGTTATTGATTTGACAATTTTAAATTAAACTAACAAACCCAATTAAATATGTATAAATATCTCTTTATCCTATGTTTCCTTAGCTCAACAGCATTAATGGCTCAGGAAAAACAAATAGTAGCAGTAGAAAAGGCCGTTTCTGAATTGGTGGATGCAATGGTGGCAGGCGATGCTTCCCGCCTAAAAAAAATCACAGATGCAAATTTATCCTATGGCCACTCCAATGGTCTTCTGGAAAATCAAAGTGAATTCATTGAAGCACTTAGTTCCGGGAATTCCAATTTTACTGAAATTAATATAGAAAATCAAACAGTAAATATTACTGGTAAAATTGCTTTAGTAAGGCATTTTTTAATTGGAAAAACACTCAACAAAGGCAGTGGTCCAGCACCTGTGAATCTTGGTGTATTAACTGTATGGCATAAGAAAGGAAAATCCTGGATTTTACTT
Protein-coding sequences here:
- a CDS encoding ABC transporter ATP-binding protein, with protein sequence MLSVKLEGGGKKFQREWIFRNLNLDITVGKKTAIIGSNGSGKSTLLKCLSSQMPLTEGKLSFTQFNKNILEEDIYKHLTISAPYLEFPEELSLKEFLNFHFRFKNLIKGIDIPQLIEIMYLENSLNKPLSYFSSGMKQRLKLGICFFSDAPLLLLDEPTSNLDERGINWYRDLMQKYCSEKCVLIASNDKREFDFCENIISIEDYKLKRTL
- a CDS encoding nuclear transport factor 2 family protein, yielding MYKYLFILCFLSSTALMAQEKQIVAVEKAVSELVDAMVAGDASRLKKITDANLSYGHSNGLLENQSEFIEALSSGNSNFTEINIENQTVNITGKIALVRHFLIGKTLNKGSGPAPVNLGVLTVWHKKGKSWILLARQAYKR